In the bacterium genome, one interval contains:
- a CDS encoding tetratricopeptide repeat protein, which yields MHLLQSSTKRADSFTATLRALSPNLLILWWKTWKSLPIISWLRAAGHFRSGNFGSAIDFYRHGLARHPEHRAADYARLDFCYCLYRIGHLAEAEKELRILVEKEVRIRDVYLLLAEIELLLGRKTDAVLTIARCLKVFPHDVRTNYLYTRALLACGGPAKHIAILRERLYALRAKIDVRDTQAALLETAIASYELQHGQKEQGEKLLSRVLAGEDFPYEALLLKAEWYLDSGRFPQARKLAERAMSIDPNHPEPPALLAQSYLRDERIYEPSWAVALAETACKLSFWQNPIYLELLVDALERSGDHDSAELFRERASRYTTRDFHAEKVQAA from the coding sequence ATGCATTTACTTCAGTCTTCGACAAAACGTGCTGATTCCTTCACCGCAACGCTACGTGCGTTGAGCCCGAACTTACTGATCCTCTGGTGGAAAACGTGGAAGAGTTTACCAATCATTAGTTGGCTTCGTGCAGCGGGGCACTTTCGCTCTGGTAATTTCGGATCAGCAATTGATTTTTACCGTCATGGCTTAGCACGTCATCCCGAACACCGCGCCGCAGATTATGCGCGCCTCGACTTTTGCTATTGTTTGTACAGAATCGGACATTTGGCAGAAGCTGAAAAAGAGTTACGTATTTTAGTTGAAAAAGAAGTGCGCATTCGCGACGTTTATTTGCTGCTTGCAGAAATTGAACTTTTGCTTGGTCGTAAGACAGATGCAGTTTTAACTATTGCCCGTTGCCTGAAAGTGTTTCCTCACGATGTGCGTACGAACTACCTCTATACTCGGGCACTACTTGCCTGCGGCGGACCAGCAAAGCACATTGCAATTTTGCGTGAGCGGCTTTACGCTTTGCGCGCCAAAATTGATGTGCGCGATACGCAAGCGGCCTTACTCGAGACGGCGATTGCTTCGTATGAATTGCAACACGGCCAGAAGGAGCAAGGTGAGAAATTGCTTTCGCGCGTTTTAGCTGGCGAAGATTTCCCTTACGAGGCGCTGTTGCTTAAGGCCGAGTGGTATTTAGATTCGGGGCGTTTCCCTCAGGCGCGAAAGCTTGCAGAGCGTGCAATGTCGATCGATCCTAATCATCCTGAGCCGCCGGCATTGCTTGCGCAAAGCTACCTCAGAGACGAGAGAATTTATGAGCCGAGCTGGGCTGTGGCCTTGGCTGAAACGGCTTGCAAACTGAGTTTTTGGCAAAATCCAATCTATTTAGAACTCCTCGTTGATGCCCTAGAGCGTAGCGGTGATCATGATTCTGCGGAGCTTTTCCGGGAACGTGCTTCGCGTTATACTACGCGTGACTTTCATGCGGAGAAAGTTCAAGCAGCATAA
- a CDS encoding prepilin-type N-terminal cleavage/methylation domain-containing protein → MVNREKNAGFTLVELMICVACIGILASIVIPEIEGYRIKARNAMVVSNLRNVISAQEVYYADHYRYSAYQSQNPAYQDLLNYGLNTNADVLLYSSGSAGGADPISGLSLPEDAFVAVGAHDKMRANFPPQCDQYKGYLYMSDQGYMLANPAGQYGAHCDELLVTVFAW, encoded by the coding sequence ATGGTAAATCGAGAAAAAAACGCTGGCTTTACATTAGTCGAACTGATGATTTGCGTTGCTTGTATTGGTATCCTTGCCAGCATTGTCATCCCAGAAATAGAAGGTTATCGCATTAAAGCTCGCAATGCCATGGTTGTCTCTAACTTGCGCAATGTGATCTCTGCCCAGGAAGTTTATTATGCTGACCATTATCGGTATTCAGCTTACCAGAGTCAGAATCCCGCATATCAAGATCTGCTAAATTATGGCTTAAACACAAACGCGGATGTTTTGCTCTACAGCTCTGGTTCTGCTGGTGGAGCGGATCCAATCAGTGGACTGTCATTACCAGAAGACGCGTTTGTTGCTGTTGGTGCTCACGATAAAATGCGCGCAAATTTTCCTCCTCAGTGTGATCAGTACAAAGGATACTTATACATGTCAGATCAGGGCTACATGCTAGCTAATCCTGCTGGTCAGTATGGGGCGCACTGTGATGAGTTACTAGTGACGGTGTTTGCCTGGTAG
- a CDS encoding Rieske 2Fe-2S domain-containing protein translates to MLQPTIKFSALEEGKLIRFESEDEDLVLCRVGDKVYAFENQCSHMEVKLHSGALEGTVVTCKAHGAKFDVCTGKALCMPAVKGIKTYSTKIIDDLVYVELE, encoded by the coding sequence ATGCTACAGCCCACAATTAAATTCTCTGCTTTGGAAGAGGGTAAGCTCATACGCTTCGAAAGCGAGGATGAGGATTTAGTGCTTTGCCGCGTTGGCGACAAAGTCTATGCTTTTGAAAATCAGTGTAGCCATATGGAAGTAAAACTCCATAGCGGGGCGCTTGAAGGCACGGTCGTAACGTGTAAGGCTCATGGTGCGAAATTTGATGTTTGCACTGGCAAGGCACTTTGTATGCCAGCTGTAAAAGGTATTAAAACTTATTCCACAAAAATTATTGATGACTTGGTTTACGTCGAGTTGGAGTAA
- the sufC gene encoding Fe-S cluster assembly ATPase SufC has product MGTPLLEIKDLKARLVEGQREIIKGLSLTVNAGECHAIMGPNGSGKSTLSKIISGHPDYEVTAGQVLFEGKNVLEMEVDQRSRAGIFLAFQYPQEIPGVSIANFLRTALNAHRSEEIPVLKFAQLLKEKMDQLEMDHAFSKRFVNVGFSGGEKKRNEILQLSLLEPKLAVLDETDSGLDIDALKIVAHGINTHRTAERSFLMITHYQRLLDYVQPDFIHVMVDGRIVKSGPKTLAHELEAQGYDAYLAA; this is encoded by the coding sequence ATGGGAACTCCATTATTGGAAATAAAAGACCTCAAGGCCCGACTTGTTGAAGGACAAAGGGAAATCATCAAAGGCTTGAGTCTGACGGTCAATGCTGGTGAATGCCACGCGATCATGGGGCCAAATGGTTCAGGCAAGTCAACGCTTTCGAAAATTATCAGCGGTCACCCTGATTATGAAGTGACAGCTGGGCAAGTCCTTTTCGAAGGAAAAAATGTCCTAGAAATGGAAGTCGATCAGCGTTCACGCGCTGGAATCTTTTTAGCCTTCCAATATCCGCAAGAAATCCCCGGCGTTTCCATCGCCAACTTTTTACGCACCGCGCTAAATGCGCATCGCTCTGAAGAAATTCCTGTGCTCAAATTTGCTCAGCTGCTCAAAGAAAAAATGGACCAACTTGAAATGGACCATGCCTTCTCCAAGCGTTTTGTTAACGTCGGCTTTAGTGGTGGCGAAAAAAAGCGTAATGAAATTCTACAACTTTCATTACTTGAACCTAAACTTGCAGTGCTTGACGAGACCGATTCGGGTCTTGATATCGACGCGCTAAAAATTGTTGCCCATGGAATCAATACGCATCGCACGGCAGAGCGTAGCTTTTTAATGATTACGCACTACCAACGCTTACTCGACTACGTTCAGCCAGATTTCATTCACGTGATGGTTGATGGACGGATTGTTAAATCTGGGCCAAAGACACTAGCTCACGAGCTTGAAGCCCAGGGCTATGACGCATATCTAGCAGCGTAA
- the rsfS gene encoding ribosome silencing factor, whose product MKVALRPRPSIPSIELAKNIAQTALDQKGLDVALINLSGLASYTDYIIVISGTSDRHVQGIADKIERNSREFGEYPSSKTGIEASEWVVMDYGDVVVHIFYEPLRSLYGIDRMWEHAPRIGLSAEYEVVRKSLRTGMFACLEGS is encoded by the coding sequence TTGAAAGTAGCGTTACGACCCCGACCTAGTATTCCATCAATCGAACTTGCAAAAAATATCGCGCAAACAGCGCTGGATCAAAAGGGACTTGATGTTGCCCTGATTAACCTCAGTGGCTTAGCAAGTTACACAGACTACATTATCGTGATTAGCGGAACATCAGACCGTCATGTGCAGGGTATTGCCGATAAAATCGAACGCAATAGCCGGGAATTTGGCGAATACCCCAGTTCAAAAACTGGAATTGAGGCTTCAGAGTGGGTAGTCATGGACTATGGAGATGTAGTAGTTCATATTTTCTACGAACCACTTCGTAGCTTGTATGGAATTGACCGGATGTGGGAGCATGCTCCCCGCATTGGCTTGAGTGCTGAGTACGAAGTGGTCAGGAAGAGCCTTAGAACCGGGATGTTTGCATGTCTAGAAGGATCGTAA
- the obgE gene encoding GTPase ObgE → MQFIDEVKIEAIGGNGGPGCVGWRREKFVPQGGPDGGDGGSGGAVILKVDPGLNTLIDFSFAPILNAKDGEQGGTGNKNGQDGADLIRAVPVGTQVFYQGQLIADLKQPNSYWIAARGGHGGKGNTFFKSSTNRSPDYAQPGQSGDRVKLRLVLKSVADVGLVGFPNVGKSTFISKVSRSSPKIADYPFTTLTPNLGVVMYDSGERIVIADIPGLIPGAHEGKGLGLGFLKHVERTAILLHFIDGVQHSYLSSQTPEERALEQFYAIEDELRLFSEELLGRPRIVVFAKSDLVENRSAFDCCRAEIAARGHKVFLISSATGEGLPEVLEALRIEVSKLRNRASI, encoded by the coding sequence ATCCAGTTTATCGACGAAGTTAAAATCGAAGCAATCGGCGGTAACGGCGGTCCAGGCTGCGTCGGATGGCGCCGGGAAAAATTCGTACCACAAGGCGGCCCTGATGGTGGAGATGGGGGCAGTGGCGGCGCGGTAATTCTTAAAGTTGACCCGGGGCTAAATACGCTAATCGATTTTAGTTTCGCACCAATCTTAAATGCAAAAGACGGAGAGCAAGGTGGCACGGGTAATAAAAATGGCCAGGACGGAGCAGATTTAATTCGTGCCGTTCCAGTCGGAACTCAAGTCTTCTACCAAGGCCAACTTATCGCTGATTTAAAGCAGCCCAATTCGTACTGGATTGCCGCACGCGGCGGTCATGGTGGGAAAGGCAATACTTTTTTCAAATCCTCAACCAATCGTTCTCCCGACTATGCGCAACCAGGCCAGTCTGGAGACCGAGTCAAACTCAGGCTCGTTTTAAAGTCTGTAGCTGACGTTGGTTTGGTTGGCTTTCCCAACGTTGGGAAATCTACATTTATTTCTAAGGTTTCGCGCTCCTCTCCCAAAATTGCTGATTACCCTTTCACTACTTTAACACCAAATCTTGGCGTTGTGATGTATGATTCAGGTGAGCGCATTGTGATTGCAGATATTCCAGGGTTAATCCCTGGTGCGCATGAAGGCAAAGGCTTAGGACTTGGATTTTTAAAACACGTTGAACGCACGGCGATTCTTTTGCACTTTATCGACGGGGTACAGCATTCATACCTGTCAAGCCAAACACCAGAGGAGCGCGCGCTTGAGCAATTTTATGCAATCGAAGATGAACTTAGGCTTTTCTCCGAAGAACTCCTCGGTCGACCAAGAATTGTCGTTTTTGCTAAATCTGATCTAGTTGAAAATCGTAGTGCCTTTGACTGCTGTCGAGCAGAAATTGCAGCGCGTGGGCATAAGGTATTTTTAATTTCTAGCGCCACCGGTGAAGGGCTCCCTGAAGTGCTTGAAGCACTTCGCATCGAGGTCAGTAAGCTACGCAATAGAGCCTCAATCTGA
- the rplU gene encoding 50S ribosomal protein L21, which produces MFAVIRTGGKQYCIKAGDSLSIEKLPGEVGETITISDVLLLKDGNTIKVGRPTIAGASVTFQITAQTKGKKLIVFKKIRRKGKQLKKGHRQKLTRVQAAAIKA; this is translated from the coding sequence ATGTTTGCAGTAATTCGCACAGGCGGAAAACAATATTGTATCAAAGCTGGAGACAGCCTCTCGATTGAAAAGCTCCCCGGTGAAGTCGGCGAGACTATTACAATTTCTGATGTGCTCCTTCTTAAAGATGGTAACACTATTAAAGTTGGTCGGCCAACGATTGCCGGTGCGTCAGTTACTTTTCAAATCACCGCACAAACCAAAGGTAAGAAGTTAATCGTTTTCAAAAAAATTCGTCGCAAAGGTAAGCAACTTAAAAAAGGACACAGACAAAAACTTACACGTGTTCAAGCTGCTGCAATTAAGGCGTAA
- the sufD gene encoding Fe-S cluster assembly protein SufD, whose amino-acid sequence MSLATEAGIKIMREALDRKTFLEQLAQTAQQLADNLQETAEQKLRRLKELEALTKLHWPTAQDEIWRYTGPELFPFDNFTISAEQIAKSLTISNADPAHIKLINSGAELDSFIKRACEREANSQLAATFALHRTFCTTRNLIQVQGQARGVTAIEHRTPYSSTHNQAQLQQANSLFPHTIISVSKTSQATIVQDFAATQTDRQTADRQAVDPFLMPVTDIFVADGATLRYIEVQDLPTNVKICGRTRVWLGRDANFYGFQINTGAKVARFDYDCWIEGPGANAEMLGLYLSDGKQHFDVHTGQRHKAPQARSNLLFKGALGGKSRSIFAGTIIVDPGAQKTDAYQTNRNLLLSSKAKADSIPGLEISADDVKCSHGSSTGHDATNEIFYMRSRGLTELQARKLLVRGFFEDLFDLAVKNGMPQTVLDRMHALVDAKLSKIT is encoded by the coding sequence ATGTCGCTTGCAACAGAAGCTGGAATAAAAATCATGCGCGAAGCGCTCGATCGTAAAACTTTCTTAGAACAGCTTGCCCAGACCGCGCAGCAGCTTGCTGACAATTTGCAAGAAACTGCCGAGCAAAAGCTCAGGCGCCTCAAGGAATTAGAAGCTTTAACGAAACTTCATTGGCCAACAGCGCAAGATGAAATCTGGCGCTATACGGGACCCGAACTTTTTCCCTTTGATAATTTTACAATTAGTGCTGAACAAATCGCAAAATCTTTAACGATTAGTAATGCCGATCCCGCACACATTAAGCTCATTAATTCAGGTGCAGAATTAGACAGTTTCATTAAGCGCGCCTGCGAGCGCGAAGCCAATTCGCAATTAGCAGCAACATTTGCTTTGCACCGGACATTTTGCACAACTCGCAACTTAATCCAGGTTCAAGGCCAAGCTCGTGGCGTCACTGCAATTGAACACCGCACGCCGTATTCTTCAACGCACAATCAGGCTCAGCTGCAGCAGGCAAATTCGCTGTTCCCACATACAATCATCAGCGTTAGTAAAACTTCACAGGCGACAATTGTTCAGGATTTTGCTGCGACACAAACTGACCGACAGACAGCAGATCGCCAGGCAGTTGATCCATTTTTAATGCCTGTCACGGATATTTTTGTCGCTGATGGGGCCACGCTACGCTACATCGAAGTGCAGGATTTGCCGACAAATGTAAAAATTTGCGGTCGCACCCGTGTATGGCTAGGACGCGATGCAAATTTCTATGGTTTCCAAATTAATACTGGTGCCAAAGTTGCGCGCTTTGATTACGATTGTTGGATCGAAGGGCCAGGTGCTAATGCCGAAATGCTCGGACTTTATCTCTCAGATGGCAAGCAACATTTCGATGTCCATACCGGCCAGCGCCACAAAGCGCCGCAAGCTCGCTCGAACCTCTTATTTAAAGGTGCGCTTGGTGGAAAATCTCGTTCGATTTTTGCTGGTACAATTATTGTAGATCCTGGTGCGCAAAAAACTGACGCCTATCAGACCAACCGTAATTTATTGTTAAGCTCGAAAGCTAAAGCAGATTCAATTCCGGGACTTGAAATTTCAGCAGATGATGTGAAATGTAGTCACGGCTCAAGTACTGGCCATGATGCTACGAACGAAATTTTTTATATGCGTTCACGTGGATTAACTGAACTGCAAGCCCGTAAACTGTTAGTGCGTGGATTTTTTGAAGATTTGTTTGACTTAGCCGTAAAAAATGGCATGCCGCAGACGGTTTTGGATCGTATGCATGCCTTAGTTGATGCTAAACTCAGTAAAATTACTTAA
- the rpmA gene encoding 50S ribosomal protein L27, with translation MAHKKAGGSSRNGRDSQGQRRGIKRFGGEVIKAGNIIVRQLGTQFHPGKNVGCGRDYTLYALVDGKLSFETKTRGKQYAHVTPLA, from the coding sequence ATGGCTCATAAGAAAGCGGGTGGATCATCAAGAAATGGACGTGACTCTCAAGGGCAGCGTCGCGGCATCAAGCGTTTTGGTGGAGAAGTGATCAAGGCTGGCAATATCATCGTTCGTCAGCTCGGCACGCAATTTCATCCTGGTAAAAATGTCGGCTGCGGCAGAGACTACACGCTCTACGCCTTAGTCGACGGCAAATTGTCTTTTGAAACTAAGACGCGCGGGAAACAATACGCTCACGTCACTCCGCTAGCTTAG
- a CDS encoding sigma 54-interacting transcriptional regulator, which yields MFGRSKDEAIKEPLINSTAANEFVVVSKNPVTNAAFLAALTSAINPLKVVCESKISAAYCVLALFLDTASLTDLFERVLKERETRKNNPAVANTPSLIIALNLSQLSAIGTWLETMAVATKLQGVRLVIGESEAEILEQITDKLTPTDDPNFIKMPVTPEVENTTYKYFYTFSPDLRKLTRTMHELAQNNITRVYLLGGPGAGKTSLAYYYWCCRKKGNFVAVNLNSESTGDKSAMKSLLCGHVTGAFPGTGSREGALAFAKDGVCFLDESHGVTGTVMQVLMEVLDSGQFLPYGATVKRSLECAVIFASNRSWETLRSMIQLDEHARLGATLLTLSDLSVRREDMLAVIATSLAKFKKQYTTWRAAEGLTPAAWEAIKACPWRGNTRTLIRVLETASVSFCLENTGDNLLDAKHIQEGIDLWEPADHESLKVYVSHKS from the coding sequence ATGTTTGGAAGATCTAAAGACGAAGCAATCAAAGAACCATTAATCAATTCTACAGCTGCAAATGAATTTGTGGTTGTCAGCAAAAACCCCGTCACTAATGCAGCTTTTCTCGCCGCATTAACCTCGGCTATTAATCCGCTTAAAGTAGTTTGTGAATCTAAAATCTCTGCTGCCTATTGTGTGCTGGCGTTATTCCTCGACACAGCAAGCTTGACAGATCTCTTTGAGCGCGTGCTCAAAGAACGCGAAACAAGAAAAAATAATCCAGCAGTAGCCAATACCCCTTCCCTAATTATCGCACTAAACTTGTCACAACTTTCTGCTATCGGCACTTGGCTTGAAACAATGGCCGTAGCCACTAAGCTTCAAGGCGTTAGGCTAGTAATTGGCGAGAGCGAGGCAGAAATTCTCGAGCAAATCACAGACAAGCTGACCCCAACTGACGACCCAAATTTTATTAAAATGCCCGTTACCCCCGAGGTCGAAAATACTACTTACAAATACTTTTATACCTTTAGTCCTGACCTAAGAAAGCTTACGCGCACAATGCACGAACTTGCGCAGAATAATATCACCCGCGTTTATTTACTTGGCGGACCTGGTGCTGGGAAAACTTCACTAGCCTATTACTATTGGTGCTGTCGCAAAAAAGGCAATTTCGTAGCCGTCAACCTCAACTCTGAAAGCACTGGTGATAAGAGCGCAATGAAATCACTACTCTGTGGACATGTCACTGGAGCGTTTCCCGGCACCGGGTCGCGTGAAGGCGCACTAGCTTTTGCCAAAGACGGCGTCTGCTTTTTAGATGAAAGTCATGGTGTTACGGGAACCGTAATGCAAGTCTTAATGGAAGTCTTAGATAGCGGACAATTTCTTCCCTACGGCGCAACAGTGAAGCGCTCACTCGAGTGCGCAGTGATTTTTGCAAGTAATCGCAGCTGGGAAACTTTACGCTCTATGATTCAGCTCGATGAACATGCCCGCCTTGGGGCAACGCTTTTGACGCTCAGCGACTTAAGCGTGCGGCGCGAGGATATGCTTGCTGTGATTGCAACAAGCCTAGCAAAATTTAAAAAACAGTATACAACCTGGAGAGCCGCCGAGGGCTTAACACCTGCAGCTTGGGAAGCCATCAAGGCCTGTCCGTGGCGCGGCAATACGCGAACGCTAATCCGCGTGCTTGAAACTGCTTCGGTGAGTTTTTGCTTGGAAAACACTGGCGACAATTTACTGGACGCAAAGCATATCCAGGAAGGAATTGACCTTTGGGAACCGGCTGACCATGAAAGCTTGAAGGTTTATGTGAGTCATAAGTCGTAG
- a CDS encoding SCP2 sterol-binding domain-containing protein codes for MLTHELVVNLKQYCAVDPAVARDFGASFLLEVEGVGAWTVLKSGEVLDRTTRADCVVTIKSDQVFSSLVRGSLNPQVAFKAGDLRLKGPLEYSLRFVFLLEALRLANQDFSPTIH; via the coding sequence ATGTTAACTCACGAATTAGTTGTTAATTTGAAACAATATTGTGCGGTCGATCCGGCTGTTGCGCGGGACTTTGGCGCAAGCTTCTTACTTGAGGTTGAAGGAGTTGGGGCTTGGACTGTGCTTAAATCTGGAGAAGTTTTAGATCGCACCACGCGGGCCGATTGCGTTGTGACAATTAAGTCCGACCAGGTTTTTTCAAGCCTTGTTCGAGGCAGTTTAAATCCGCAAGTTGCTTTTAAAGCTGGAGATTTACGCCTTAAGGGGCCACTGGAATATTCCCTACGCTTTGTTTTTCTACTCGAAGCACTGCGCTTGGCGAATCAAGACTTTTCGCCTACGATTCACTAG
- a CDS encoding tRNA (cytidine(34)-2'-O)-methyltransferase — protein sequence MFQIVLVEPQIPQNTGSIARMTAATGCILHLIEPTKFQITDKNVKRAGLDYWPEVKLKIHKDWQAFLVAESPQVDQLWFFTTKGQAPYYKANFKAGDFLVFGSETQGLSPWFHQNYTDRRLVIPMDNPNIRSLNLATSAGIVLYEARRQVAMR from the coding sequence ATGTTTCAAATCGTCCTGGTCGAACCGCAAATTCCGCAGAACACTGGAAGTATTGCACGGATGACTGCCGCTACGGGCTGCATTTTGCACCTAATCGAACCAACTAAATTTCAAATCACCGATAAAAATGTAAAGCGTGCGGGACTGGATTATTGGCCAGAAGTTAAACTTAAAATCCACAAAGATTGGCAAGCTTTTCTCGTTGCGGAAAGTCCTCAAGTCGATCAGCTATGGTTTTTCACGACCAAAGGACAAGCCCCCTACTACAAGGCTAATTTCAAGGCCGGCGATTTCTTAGTCTTTGGCAGCGAGACTCAGGGACTAAGCCCCTGGTTTCATCAAAACTATACTGACCGTCGCTTAGTTATTCCCATGGATAATCCCAACATTAGAAGCTTAAATCTTGCGACAAGTGCTGGAATAGTGCTCTATGAAGCCAGGCGACAGGTGGCCATGCGCTAA
- a CDS encoding TerC family protein, whose amino-acid sequence MNTIDTTQGLILFPFDQYWHLYGMFLFVILGVLLLDLGVFHKKSHEVTFSEALGWSVIWILFSLGINAVLYFYAQSEFQNNPALAGLDHQALAKQTALEFLTGYIVELSLSVDNIFVFVVILNYFAVPKHLQHRVLFFGILGAIIFRLLFVVLGSYLMQFHWVEIVFGALLIVTGIKVMRSGDEPMNPDRNIVLKLVRKFLPVARDFHGSKFIVRDDGRVRATPLFVCLIFLEFSDIVFAIDSVPAIFAITREPLIVFSSNICAILGLRSMYFLLAGVVDKFHFLKYGLGIVLMFVGLKMTFLHDYFGGKFPIQWSLSFIALTIGSSILLSFIFPANKKH is encoded by the coding sequence ATGAACACCATCGATACGACCCAAGGCTTAATTCTCTTTCCTTTTGACCAGTATTGGCACCTTTACGGCATGTTTCTTTTCGTGATCCTCGGTGTGCTGCTGCTTGACTTAGGAGTCTTTCATAAAAAATCTCATGAAGTAACTTTCAGCGAAGCTTTGGGTTGGAGTGTGATTTGGATTCTTTTTTCACTAGGAATTAATGCGGTTCTTTATTTCTACGCACAAAGTGAATTTCAAAATAATCCTGCCCTGGCTGGGCTAGACCATCAAGCGCTAGCGAAACAGACAGCACTTGAGTTTTTAACTGGCTATATCGTGGAACTCTCGCTTTCGGTCGACAATATTTTTGTCTTCGTCGTAATCCTAAATTATTTCGCCGTTCCTAAACACCTACAACACCGAGTTTTATTTTTCGGAATTCTTGGGGCGATTATTTTCAGACTGCTTTTCGTAGTTTTAGGGTCATACTTAATGCAATTTCATTGGGTCGAAATTGTCTTCGGGGCATTACTGATTGTCACCGGGATTAAAGTGATGCGCTCTGGAGACGAGCCGATGAATCCTGACCGTAACATTGTCTTAAAATTGGTGCGTAAGTTCCTACCCGTAGCCAGGGATTTTCATGGGTCTAAATTCATTGTGCGCGACGATGGACGAGTGCGCGCCACGCCTTTATTTGTATGCCTAATCTTTCTCGAGTTTTCCGACATTGTATTTGCGATTGATTCAGTTCCAGCAATTTTTGCAATTACCCGCGAACCACTGATTGTTTTTTCGTCAAATATTTGCGCAATTCTTGGCCTCAGATCGATGTATTTCTTACTCGCTGGCGTTGTCGATAAATTCCATTTCTTAAAGTATGGACTCGGCATTGTTTTGATGTTTGTCGGGTTGAAAATGACTTTCTTACATGATTATTTTGGCGGCAAATTCCCGATTCAATGGTCCTTGAGCTTTATTGCACTCACCATTGGCTCATCGATTTTGCTGTCTTTTATCTTTCCAGCAAACAAAAAACATTAG